CCTCGAAAACATGGCCGATGTGATCGGCGGCATCCGTGCTGACATGTCCACCTCCGAGGGCGGTGAGCATGGTGTCTTTCAACTGCGCATTGGCGCGCGCAATCAGCGCACGCACGAGGCCTTCCCGGCTTTCGAAGTGATGAAGGATCGCCGGGTGCGAAATGCCGACGTCACGAGCGATATCCTGCAGCCGCAGCCCTTCGGGACCTTGCTTGGCCAGGCGTTCTTCCGCCGCGTCGAGAATCAACCGCCGCGCCTCTTCTGCTGTCCGGCGGACCCGCTTGGGCGCTTTTTCGGCTGTTTTCCCGGACAAGGCGACTTTTGCGGCGGAATTCTTAGCAACGCTGGACACACATAGCTCCTTTTGAGCGACATTTATATTGACAACAATGTCAGTAATGGCTATATATCTCACCAAGGCTGATGGCACTAAACCATTATAGCAGCGGGACGTGACCAATGACGATTGCAAGCCCAGCAGAGTTTCAAGGCAAGCCTGCGGCGAAGCCGCGCCGGAAGCGCATCGAGCCTCTCAAGGCGCTGCGCGCTATTCGTGCTCTCATTGCGGACAAGGAAGACACTTCGCAAGTCTTCAAGATTATCGACGCACTTTCCGGCAATTCCACGGACAGGCAGTTCATTCGCTTCATGAAGACGGAAAGCGGCAAGCGCATTGTCGCCGACAAGCGGGACCTGATCGCCGCCCTCAATGATCGCGCTTATCTGTCGAGTCTCCCGGAAGGGACGCTCGGCCGCACCTATTATGCGTTCATGGCCGAAGAGAACCTGACGGCCGATGGTCTCGTTGCCGCCAGCGAGGAAGTGCGGGTGCGCGAAGAGCGTTCGGAAGCGCAACGCATTTTCGGCGAGCGGCTTCGCGACCAGCACGATCTGTGGCACGTCACCACCGGCTATGGGCGAGATGGGCTCGGCGAACTGGCGCTGCTTGCTTTCACCTATGCGCAGACACGCAATCGTGGCATCGGCTTCATCGTCCTCGTCGGTGCGCGCGTGACGGCCAAGCATGTGCCGAATGCGGGCATCTGGCGCGTGGTGCGCGAAGGATACCGGCATGGCAAACAGGCTGCATGGCTGCCGCAGACCGATTGGGAAGCGATGCTCGCGAAGCCGCTGACGGAAGTCCGTGCCCTTCTGAAAATTGAAGAACCGGCCGTCTACCGGGCGGTTGAGCCGATTACATCAGCCGCCGAACAGGTTTACCGCGAGAACGGCAAGCTCAAGAAAGCCGCCTGAGGCTTTCCAGTCATCATCATTCCCCGGGGCTTTGGCACCGGCCGCATCCCCCGCTATGCTAAGCGCCAAGCTTGCAGGCGGGGGATTGGGCCGGTGCTGACTGTTTACGGATTGAAGAATTGCGATACCTGCCGCAAGGCCCTCAAATGGCTCGACGCGGAGGGGGTGCCGCATCGTTTCCATGACCTGCGCGCGGACGGCATAAAAGCCTCGGACATCAAGCGATTTGCTGCCGCCGCCGGATGGGACGTGCTTCTCAACAAGTCGAGCACCACATGGCGCAGCTTGCCGAAGAGCGAGAGCGAAAATGTCGGCGAAGCGAAAGCCCTGGCGCTCATGGCCGCGCATCCGGCGCTCATCAAGCGGCCGGTATTCGAATTGGAGAATGGTGCCGTGGTCGTCGGCTTTCGCGAGGAGCAAAAGACGGCACTCAAGGCGGCAGGTCGCAAATGAGACTGCGGCGGCGGCTGTCGGCCGACCCCTCTCTTGCACTGCCGATAGAGACATCGCGGCTGCTGCTGAGGGACTTTGTTTCGCGCGACCTTGAAGCGGTCCACGCCTATTCCTCCGCAAAGGAGGTAACGCGCTACCTGATCTGGGGACCGAATACGCTTCTCCAAAGCAAGCAGACAATCCGCGCCTTTCTGGACGATCAGAAGGAACGGCCTCGGATCAACTTCGATCTGGCGATTGTCCGGAAGGGCACCACGCGGCGGGGCGATGAACCGAAGCTCATCGGTGGCGTCGGCCTGAAGCTTGTCGACTGGGATAATCGTACGGCCGATATCGGCTATGTTCTTCATCCGGATTACTGGGGGCAGGGCTATGCGCTGGAGGCGGCACAGGGGTTGGCTGCGGCGGGCTTCAGGGATCTTGGCCTGCAGCGGATTGTCGCCACGTGCGATCAGCGCAACAAGGCATCTGCTCGGGTAATGGAAAGGCTCGGCATGCGCCGTGAAGGGTCATTTCGCCGGAGCAAATATATTCAAGGCGGCTGGCGGGATGAATTTCTCTACGCCCTTCTTGCCGAGGAGTTTTACGTCTGAAGGTTGCGGACCGGCTTTGCTGTGAGGTCATCCTCGGACGTATCGGGCCGGTCACCGCGCCGGATCAGGAACTCTACCCAGGTTCCGCGATCGCGCGTTTCGAGGAGTTCATGCCCCGCTTCCGCACAAAAATGCGGCATGTCGATCCGCGCCACCGGGTCGCTGGTGAATACGCGGAGGAGGGCGCCCGGATCGAGGCGAAGCAGGCGCTTGCGGGCCCGCAGCACCGGAAGCGGGCACCGCTGTCCGATTACGTCGAGAATGATTTCGGTTCCTTCGTTCGCGTCGTTCATCGCTGCAGATCAGTTCGATTGCGGGCTTTCAGCCGATTGATGCGGTGCGGGATAATGGCGTGGTCGTGCCCCCCTGTCACCCGTGGAGGCTGGTAACGTCGATTTTACACTGAAAAATCCGGCTTTTCTTGACGGTCTCGCCGCGTCAAAGCATAAAAGGCGAAAGCGCTCGGAGCGTTCATTGAAACTCGGGAGGCACGGCGAAGATGGGCTTGGTCAAGCGGATCGGCAACGAAATCACGTTCGCAAAAGCGGCTATCCGCACTCTGAAAAAGCTGACGGCGATCAAGGAGAACCCGGAGGCGACGTTCTCCGACAAGATCGAAGAATTGGCGCGCTCGAAGCCAAATAACATCGCGATCTACTTCGAAGACCGGAAGATCACTTATCGAGACCTCAACGCGCAGGCAAATCGCTATGCGCGCTGGGCGATATCGCAGGGAATTGGTCGCGGCAATGTCATCGCGTTGATGATGGAAAACCGCCCCGAGTATCTCGTGGCCTGGCTCGGCATCATCAAGGCAGGCGCAACGGCGGCCCTCATCAACACCAATCTCACCAAGGGTCCGCTCGCCCACTGCCTGA
Above is a window of Parvibaculum lavamentivorans DS-1 DNA encoding:
- a CDS encoding TetR/AcrR family transcriptional regulator, with translation MSSVAKNSAAKVALSGKTAEKAPKRVRRTAEEARRLILDAAEERLAKQGPEGLRLQDIARDVGISHPAILHHFESREGLVRALIARANAQLKDTMLTALGGGHVSTDAADHIGHVFEALSDRGTARLLSWLLLTGRASESSDAHNIMGEIVAALQTRREEYAASKGKPAPDKEDTLFMAMLTANAAFGEAIVGRQLAEGAGLDQDGIKRFRAWFAKLLNDHWDGDR
- a CDS encoding Coq4 family protein, with protein sequence MTIASPAEFQGKPAAKPRRKRIEPLKALRAIRALIADKEDTSQVFKIIDALSGNSTDRQFIRFMKTESGKRIVADKRDLIAALNDRAYLSSLPEGTLGRTYYAFMAEENLTADGLVAASEEVRVREERSEAQRIFGERLRDQHDLWHVTTGYGRDGLGELALLAFTYAQTRNRGIGFIVLVGARVTAKHVPNAGIWRVVREGYRHGKQAAWLPQTDWEAMLAKPLTEVRALLKIEEPAVYRAVEPITSAAEQVYRENGKLKKAA
- a CDS encoding arsenate reductase; the protein is MLTVYGLKNCDTCRKALKWLDAEGVPHRFHDLRADGIKASDIKRFAAAAGWDVLLNKSSTTWRSLPKSESENVGEAKALALMAAHPALIKRPVFELENGAVVVGFREEQKTALKAAGRK
- a CDS encoding GNAT family N-acetyltransferase; translation: MRLRRRLSADPSLALPIETSRLLLRDFVSRDLEAVHAYSSAKEVTRYLIWGPNTLLQSKQTIRAFLDDQKERPRINFDLAIVRKGTTRRGDEPKLIGGVGLKLVDWDNRTADIGYVLHPDYWGQGYALEAAQGLAAAGFRDLGLQRIVATCDQRNKASARVMERLGMRREGSFRRSKYIQGGWRDEFLYALLAEEFYV
- a CDS encoding sulfurtransferase TusA family protein is translated as MNDANEGTEIILDVIGQRCPLPVLRARKRLLRLDPGALLRVFTSDPVARIDMPHFCAEAGHELLETRDRGTWVEFLIRRGDRPDTSEDDLTAKPVRNLQT